The Synechococcus sp. M16.1 genome includes the window GGGTTTCTACGAGCAAGCCGGATTTCAGAAGGACTGCATCACCACACGCCGGCAGATGCTCTGCCGCAGCGACCAATCAGAACACCCGAACACCACCCTGCTCCAACGCAGCGACATCACCGTTGTGCCACTGCGTGAGATCTCTCTCGAGGCGATTCAGCGCTACGACGAACGCCACGAAATCAGCCCACGGCCCCATTTCCTTGAACTGTGGTTACGCCACAGGGCAGGAGACGTGTTTGTGGCAAGAGATTCCCAGGGGACATGCCATGGCTACGTGCGCATTCGGCCTTGCCTACTCCCCATCGGTGAAGGTTGGCGGGTGGGGCCCTGGCTGGCAGAAGATCCCGCCATGGCATCGCTGTTGCTGAACAACGCCATCGATCGCCACAAGGGAATCGTTCTGATCGACACCCCAGGGCATAACCCATCTGCCAAAACGATCACGACGGCGAAGGGCTTCAAACCCATGGGCTCGACTGTGCGCATGTACAAGGGCCTGATGCCGGAGGGCCACGACCGCAACATTTATGGCCTGGCCTGCCTCGAGCTCGGTTGAATCTGCGGGTCTAGCAACCACTCCCTGAATTCCTGAGTCAACGCATAGCTCTCTTCATAGCGTTGCTCTTGATCAAGGACGGCAATTCTCTGCATCACATTGCTCACAATTTGAGCCCTGATGGCATTAGCTTCGGTTGACATCATCTCTCTTTAGGCATCAGTTACTGACGAAAACTCGGCCTGGATCATCAACATCAACCGCTCGGGCGATTTGTATTGCCGAGGCAAGGATCGGTGCAACAGGCGCAAACGATCCCAGCAAAGTGTTCGCTCAAGTTCAGTGCTTGTTTTCCCCTGCTTGATCAGTAGCTTCAAGGCCTTGCAGTACAGCGGATATTTGGCTTCGAGCTCTCCGATGCTGAGGTTGGATGTGCTCATGGAACCTTCACGCTGCCGAGCAGAACTATGCAATGAATGAGGCCGTTTTATCGCCTCCCAAATGGGGACAATTGCTCTGTCCCCGGATGGGGGTAGCTCAATAATCCAGCCAGCGCGTTAGATGGCTTGGATTGCAATTTTGAGCGTGGAATCAATCGAAACCCACATCGCCAAAGACCGTGAGGAACTGGCCAAGGCTCAAGCCAGCGGTGATGAGGCCAAGGCGCGTCACTACGCCACCGAGCTTGAGGGACTCGAGGCGTATCGCAGCCACCATCCCGAGGAGCACAAGGACCCCACCTCCCTC containing:
- a CDS encoding DUF3136 domain-containing protein; this encodes MSTSNLSIGELEAKYPLYCKALKLLIKQGKTSTELERTLCWDRLRLLHRSLPRQYKSPERLMLMIQAEFSSVTDA
- a CDS encoding CP12 domain-containing protein; amino-acid sequence: MESIETHIAKDREELAKAQASGDEAKARHYATELEGLEAYRSHHPEEHKDPTSLEVHCDLNPDAPECRVYDD
- a CDS encoding GNAT family N-acetyltransferase, which gives rise to MLEIKPFMPADLDVVIGMAREQDFAPGMGDIEIYANTDRQGIWLAWQDNVPVGCIAAVTYSPSYAFIGLFVVKPEHRGQGIGRRLWQHALKTLNSVECVGLEAAVQMVGFYEQAGFQKDCITTRRQMLCRSDQSEHPNTTLLQRSDITVVPLREISLEAIQRYDERHEISPRPHFLELWLRHRAGDVFVARDSQGTCHGYVRIRPCLLPIGEGWRVGPWLAEDPAMASLLLNNAIDRHKGIVLIDTPGHNPSAKTITTAKGFKPMGSTVRMYKGLMPEGHDRNIYGLACLELG